A single window of Nicotiana sylvestris chromosome 3, ASM39365v2, whole genome shotgun sequence DNA harbors:
- the LOC138888611 gene encoding uncharacterized protein, with protein sequence MDAPPSILGYLMLESSAVNDPFGRQFQQDIEFEWKPAFCAMCFKLGHDCAKATHEEKADRVLHEGGHRGEGQKLPDTGGGETTCPMTWIIWRGINKRCKQKERKQYLKENHIKIAGILENRVKENKAPLIDNKIVPGWERISYNRETRNGRIWVVWDAKAYNIHHLASTSQFIHCMVTGRQNGIDCILTVVYGFNKVEERKTLWDQLKAIASIINKLWLISRDFNAILHPSDRLSRTTISLVELKDFSECCNTLLLNEISWKGEYYTWTNKHRGNDRVCIRIDRAIANDE encoded by the exons ATGGATGCACCACCAAGCATACTAGGGTATCTTATGCTAGAATCTTCAGCAGTAAATGATCCCTTTGGTAGGCAATTCCAGCAGGATATTGAATTTGAGTGGAAGCCTGCTTTCTGTGCCATGTGCTTCAAATTGGGACATGATTGTGCCAAAGCAACACATGAGGAGAAGGCAGATCGG GTACTACATGAAGGAGGACATAGAGGAGAAGGCCAGAAACTCCCTGATACAGGAGGGGGGGAAACAACATGCCCAATGACTTGGATTATCTGGAGAGGAATAAATAAGAGGTGCAAGCAGAAGGAACGAAAGCAGTATCTCAAAGAAAATCACATAAAAATAGCTGGAATCCTAGAAAATAGAGTGAAAGAAAACAAAGCAccactgattgacaacaagattgtTCCTGGTTGGGAGAGAATAAGCTATAACAGAGAAACAAGGAATGGAAGAATATGGGTAGTGTGGGATGCTAAAGCCTATAACATACATCATCTAGCTAGTACAAGTCAATTTATTCATTGTATGGTGACAGGAAGGCAGAATGGAATAGATTGTATACTCACAGTAGTATATGGCTTTAATAAAGTGGAAGAAAGGAAAACATTATGGGACCAACTGAAAGCAATAGCATCTATAATCAATAAACTTTGGCTAATTAGTAGGGACTTTAATGCAATCCTACACCCTAGTGACAGGTTATCTAGAACAACTATATCATTAGTTGAGTTAAAAGATTTCTCTGAATGTTGCAACACTCTGCTGCTAAATGAGATTTCTTGGAAAGGGGAATACTACACTTGGACAAACAAACATAGAGGGAATGATAGAGTGTGTATCAGGATTGATAGGGCAATTGCCAATGATGAATGA